In Gossypium hirsutum isolate 1008001.06 chromosome D01, Gossypium_hirsutum_v2.1, whole genome shotgun sequence, the genomic window tccagctcgcaacaATACATGTCTTCGGAGAATTAGGCTCAAGCTGAAATTTaaaggttaagagaccagatggctcagatgcaagcgagcacagctgaacaaattgctcaacttaaagcTGAGGCAGCATTGAGAGAAGCAGaggctcaaagaaaatatgaagaactccagctacaacttaaagcagaggcagcAGCGGGGGAAGTAGAGGCAAGCAAAAAATATGACaaactccagctacagcttcagaataggatgaagatgtttcagcagtcgcagaATCCGCCATCTTAAacgtttgttttcttattgtgagaatattttaacaatataacttttaaatataataaattttgctatttcatttattaattttgattatatacatatttctttcgttggatttgaagtatcatttagatttgcaGTTTTTGGTTTGATTTGATGTTACAGGAAATTATGTTGATAATTCGGgttctatatgaatgaaaatgggttgttaaaaATCTGCTAAAGTTAGGGGCATTTTTCCACCAACGTTTTTGGAGGaaagcaccgctaaagaacatgacctatagcggcatttttgtgagcaatgccgctaaaggtcatgaaacgccgctaaaggttatGATCTATAGCGACGTTTTTCCATATAAACGCCGCAAAGTTTAGCTGCGTTATCTATAGcagcattttttgcggcgcttatcAAAACGCCGCAAATTGTTTTAGCGGCACTGCTATAGTCCCAAAAGACGCTGCTAAAAACCTTTTTTACTGTAGTGATTTAGTTAATGCGAAGccgtttttcaataaaaaattgtataGCAAATTATTGCAAGAATATGTCTGggttatttttttggtttttaatcATATTAAAGTAAGgtataatctatttttttaattattcttgtAGTATTTTACTATTTTGTAGTTGACGCCTATACTCTGCAGAGTTGAGTTTGTGTTCTGTTTCTAATGAAatgaattttctttcttttgtgcaaGGTTAGTTGAACAGCCATTTagaatttaagtttttattagtTTTGTTTAATGCTGGTAATTTGGAATTGCCGGCATCAAATGCTTTGCCTTTGAACTGGGCTTatattttgtttttggttttgtgATATTGCCGGGCTATTGATTTTTCAGCTTCCCCGTGGGCTTATGAATCCATGATTTAGTTTTgtgatttattaaatattactttGCTTAGATATCTTTTAATTAAGtaggtatttttttatttcgaaatatCACGTAAATCATCTTGActttaaaatctgaaaagtaagtGAACTATATAGTCTTGagaataaaaatatagagattaaattctaaatttataaagagtatatagatttataatatattttaatctgttattttctttttgttgatttgaatttaaatatagaagctaaattctaaatttttaaagagtatatagacttataatatattttaatcttttatttttttgttggcTTGAATTTCCATAACTCAACTACAGTCAATGACTGCATCAACATAATAACGATTAACGAtgaaaattgttaattaaaagaaatcaattgacgaattttaagtttaattatttttaaatttcttttcaatatttGGGGCTATGAACAAATCTCATGAGACTATTACCACTTAGAGGGACTCTTTGCTTGGAGTTGAAGTCTACACAGTTTAAGCCACCGTGCCTGATCATGATGCTACCACCATGTTCTTTTATCTTTTCATTCAAGAAAAGAATAATGACCAAGATTCTTCTCACAGAAACAGAAGTGCTTGACCTTCTATGCTCTCTAATCTTCTTCTCTAACAATCTAAGCCTATTTCTTACTGTTTGTGCTTAACCACCTCTTATTTTCTCTAACTTTTACCAAAATTATTAAGTGGAAGACTCAGACTACCACATTCAAGAATAGATTGTTCTACATAAGATTCTCTGCAATAAACATCATAATTTTACCACATCTTCTATAGTGGATCATCAGAAAAGCATCAAATTCAGTCCTCAAGAGAATGATTCCacttctttttaaataaaaaataaaaaatctttacaCTCTTCAAAATATTCCCAGGGAATTTGTTCACTCTCTCCTCTAACACACTATAAGGTGCCAAACTCCCCAGGAAACTTTTTtcccacaaaagtctcaaatcaTTACATTTTCTATGAGTAGTTGCATTAAACTTGAAGTTCAAACAGATGATCAAACTCCTCAGAAATGGTGCATTTCGTTACATGAAGATGTGTTGAAGAGGTTACTGTCCCAGCAGGGTAGTCCAATTACAATGCATAAGGTGTTTGGGGAAGGGTCATTGTTTAGTCCCTTGTTGTTTGGGAAATTCTTTGATCCGTCAGACGCCTTTCCCCTGTGGGATTTTGATTCAGACACCTTGTTATATAATCTAAGGAACTCCGGCAAGACCACAGTTGATTGGTTTCACACAGACCTGGCTTATGTACTTAAAGCACCACTTCCAGGTAAGTCCTTTGAAACACTTTGATGCTacaacatatatatgtatgtatggatATGGCATATTTTGATCAAAGACTGATGAATGATGATTAAAAGCAGGAGTGGGGAAAACTAACATACAAATCCATGTTGAGAAAGGGAAAATTATGGAAATTAGTGGACAAGTAAAGCAGCAAAGGGAAGGCAAGGCAAAGGATTGGAGAAGCTGCAATTGGTGGTTATATGGATACGTAAGGAGGCTTGAGCTGCCAGAAGATGCAGATTGCAGAAAAATAGAGGCTTTCCTCACTAATGGTGTGATTTTAGAGATTAGAATTCCCAGAAAtcctttgtattttggtaccctTGAGATGAAAATCCAGCAGCCAAAAATTTCGGAATGAATGTGAAACAAATTACCCACACTGCTAAGCTAACATGACCATATAAATGGAAACttttatgtgattatatatatatatatatttgtatttttggtcatccaattttaaaaattttaattatatttgtgtTCTTGTTTTGGTCatcccattttaaaaaaaaattaatttagttactaATATTTGAATTCGTTCATGTTTTGATCACCCACTACAAAATGATAATGGAAGGCCTTTTTCTAACTGATATAATAATACATTTAGTTCTCAATActtatatattctatcaatttgatcctaattccaaataattcaataaattaaactcTTTACATTTATAAGTTCTATTAATTTGATTCTCAAATTTCCTAACTAAAACTTCTCTACAGATTTGTAACCcctaaaaatagagaaataaaacaaatggtTAGGATATAGTGcaacttatattttaatttaataataattaaaatatttttataattaattaaatttttattatttttagttgaatttgattgaatataaaGTTTGAggagaacaaaaataaatagaataataattaattaataaatagtaaaattgttattttatttaaaactcattcgataagtatatgttagaggcTAGTAGATTTTTCATCAAACCTAAAGAGAGTGATTGGATATTTTTCAAACCACGGTAaatggatttttttattaaactattttaatacTTTTTCCTATATATGTTTGTTTATATTCGGTGGTATACACCGATAATATATTGAATCAAATTATGACACATtaatcaaaatgaaatttaatttatatttgaaaatattaaataatttattatcatattatttattgataatgcataaattatATCATCAATACATCAAATTTAAcccatatatattataattatttttctttaaagattaaaattaaaggCAAATATAAGTCCATTAAACTCAAAACTAAGAAGCTTTAGACCCAAAACTTAAGTGTCATGTATCCACGCGTACCTGTTTTAATGtaaaacataaacatatatcatagtttttttttatttttgggttttataattttataggtGTGAAATGCCtctattttaaaagttgaaagcttTAGTTAAGAAGTTTGAGgtttaaattgatagaatatataagtattgaggattaaatgtgttattatacaataagatatatatttacatatgttaaagattaaataaatataaGGATGTTTTAACAACTCTACCAAAAGGGGAATACACACGTAACCTTGTTTTGCCAACCAATACTTCACTTAATGACAaatttaagagaaacaaacttaaAAAACAAGTTATTTTAATGCTTAGAAAAATTATGAGAACCTTTTAATATATATTCACAACACAATCCTTAAATAATCGATATGGGATCATTTAATTCCCTAGATTAGGGTATGAACTGTGCTTTCCAAGAGATAGCCGGATTCAGAATAAGTTTTGACAAATAACAGTATTATTCGTACATAAAAAAAGGTACTTTTTTAGAAAAAACGAAACCATCTTTACTTCCGAAACAAACAACACAAACAAATCCATACGTACGATTAGAAATGCAGGAGAATTTGGCATTTTCCCATACATTTTAGATGACTTAACACCATCCAAAGTTCATCATTTGATTTAGCAATAAGGTTACTTTCAGTGTCTTATTCTTATACCTTGAAAAAAAACattctttcatatatatatatatatatatatatttccctgCAGGCCTCCCATCATTTTTATCCAACATTTTTGGTCTAAGATCTTGGATTAACTTGctaaacatatttatttttatatatcagtCAAACTAATAGTCTGAACCGgccatttaattaaattaaaccaatTTATATTAGGATCTAATAGCTTTAATAATCTGCCATGTGCTTGAAGAGGGCATCTCACACACATTAGCCAAATATAACATCCAATATTAAGATCTCATCTCCCGGATTAACCAATAAAAATGGAGTTTCACTTGGacaattcctttttctttttaattaataatcattttttgtgggataaattattgattaagcaaAACTACTAACTGGCAAGAAGCTTATATGGAAGACAAAGAGGAAAAAGTTTTGTTAGCAATACAGAACATAGATCCCATCAAttgttattataataattaaacttgaaatttatattaaaagaATTCAATAATTTgaggatttttttaataaataaaaaatggttttttttttaaatttgtatggtGAATTTTAATTTCTAAGTGCACCAAACTTTATATTATTTGTCAATTCTATATTAATTTTCCATACCAACagcttaatttaattaatgtttttcaGCATGCAATTTAATCAAGAATttcaagagagaaaaaaaaaaggaaaaagggaagATTTTTCCaaagcttaataccttgcatcaTCTTCAAGTTAAAGCAGAGAAATATTAAAGGACAGATTTTGCTTGAGAAAGAGGCAATTGGATCCCTTAAAGTCAAAATTCCACCTAAAATTAATATTGGTTTATCAACTTTGCTCACATGCAAACCCTAGCTTTGTTGCTCTTTATTTCAGTTCATGCACATTACCAAACTTAATCCATGGTTTTATATCGATATTACAATTTCATCATTGATTATGAAATCAAATGCAACTGATGGAGATATTAAATAGGATAAAAAAAACCATGAATTGAACCAAGGAGCATCAAACCAAATTGTAAGAGAAAGATGGGTAGTCTTATTTTTTATTAGGTAAACAAAATTCATCAATGTTTGGGGTATAAATTAAAGGTGAAAAAGTGACCCAACAGCACAATCCTATGAGATTAATGCAACACGCTTgggataaacaaaaaaaaaagatatgggTAAAGAAGAAGCCTCTCTTAGGCAGACAGAGAAGTTGAAAGGACCACTTGAATGACCCTCTCTCTCTATTATACCAAATGACTAAAGGGATTTGCCAACCATATGTGTATCGGCAAAGAGagattatttttgttattaaacCAGTAAAATTGTAAGACCTATTTAGAATTTCGAAACGATAAACATAAACAAATGAGGTAATGCGCAGTAAAGTAAGACCAAGAACATGGGGAAAACAACTATACATCTCTAACTTCAATCACATTATTTTAGACATATTGAGACCACCCCAACCAATATTATTTTCTCATATATACATCATTCTCTTATCTATATACAAGTATATTATTGTTACATTATTATACCTAATCATTACTAGTATAAATATAAATGAATCAATAATGTAGGTTggtaatttcctttctttttttctccttattttatgCGGTCGTTGAAAAGCTTTAAGCTTAGTTTTTGGTTGATATATACATAGTTTGGTCTATCTTACAACTAATTTGTATATaccttccttttcttttcctttttttttgcttATAATTTAGGTTTTGTAGGAGCCTATTTTAATCAACtaacaaatttattaatattctaaattgatttatacaaaatttttatagtatcgattgagtcttaactcgattggcattGATATTGTTACTAATGCAAAAGGACGTAAGTTGAGAGGGGCTATGGATAGTTTTAggcattttataaaaaaaaatagatatgataacctataatgagattattattaaaaaaaaagtaaatataaaatttaatttttaaaaaactctTATCTcggataaattattttatggatacTTACCATCATATCATCTATGATCTAGTCTAATTAAAAAAGGACATGTCATATTTGATTTGGAAATTTAGTTCAAATGTACAgtggaaaaaaaaagatgatatgcCCTCTTTTAATTGGACGAGACCATGAATGATGTGGTGAAAAGGGTCCATAAAATAGTTTCTACTTACCtcgtattaaaaataatttccctaATCTAATATGTATTTAGGATATTATTCTTTTATGAAAAtgtaatttcaaatttataaagtatatatattttttgaaagtttcaattttaaaatattaaggggAGCAAAAGCTATCAACATCACAATGTAATTAGACAATTTTAACCTCAACAAAATGGCAATCTTTCTTGCAGAATAGAGGGGTAGACTTGTCATACCAAGCCAAAAAGAGATTCCTTCAAGCCTTCAAACACTGTACAAAATTCCGCGAGATCCCcacttttaaaaaattcaaatcccaACGGTAATAGAAGTTCAAAACTAACTCTTATTTTGAAACCAAAAACAATTTTTtaccaacaaaattaaaagctttgACATCACATTTGTAAATTTCTTTTAGaagagattaaattaaagaaattttttattgatttcataGTGTCTTTTTGTTTGATCATataatcatcatcttcatcatatCCTTGGTGGTAAAAGCAACGGCTGCGATGCACGATTGGTAGCTTTGAATGCAATTCATGGCCCTACTTTGCTAGACCCAAAAATTTACTGCCTCCAACATCTTACAGCTTCtcattctctctctttttctgcTTCAAAAATGGGTTCAAAGAACCAGAACAAACCTCCATTTCAACATAACACTGCTCTCACAACTACTTCCACTATCACCCCAAGCTCTTTAAAAGTAAGTTCCtttctgtttttgtttctttcaaGTACTTGTCTATGGTTGAAATACTGAGGGTTGTTTGCCTTTCACAATGTTTTTGATAAAGATTCAATCTTCATGTTCTTCTTGTTAATGGGTATGTTCTGTTTTTCAATTTGGATTCGAAATTTGCTTTAACCCCATTTTGGGGGTTGGTTAGATTATTTTACCGTGCATTTGGTTATGTTGGAATGGAAGACCTCTTCTTGTTTTTCCCCATTTCTTGTTAAAGATTCGATATTCATGATTTTCTTGTTTTCgggtacctttttcttttttcattttgggatttaatattaattttaagtttttttcatctatttatttttcattttttggatAGGACTGAATTTACATGGTCTGTTTGTTAGTAAGTACCTTTTAGTCATATGGAGGTTTAGATTGGCTTTTTGTCCCAAAATTTGGGGCGAAGCTTCAATTGTGTAGCTCAATTACTTCCTGCTATTTTTGGATATTTTCCTTCTTCTGGATGTAAAGTTCCAATCTTTAGCTATTTCCATTAATGGGTAAATTTCGTTTCTTACTATTCTTTTGGGAATAAAGAATAGAGGCTGATTTTGCCTTCCCATTTTGTGGGTGAAATGTTAATTGGATTTGCAGAAGAAATACATTGCTGATGTGGTGAGTGAAGATAAGGGACAAAGGCTTGGATTTGAAAAAATGGTTGGCACTGCAAATAATGGTAGGCTCAGACTAGCTTTCTCACTTGTAAATGGCTCCCAAGATCTTGACCTCAGTAGCGCACCTGCGAGTAATGCGGGTTCAGAATGTGGTGGCATTGAGTTCACTAGAGAGGATGTGGAAGCATTAGTGAATGAGAAAATGAAGTACAAGAACAAATTTAACTATAAGGTGAGTGTGTTTTTCATTGTATTTCCGGTGGTTCAGTTCGAATTAGTGTTGATCTTCGCTTAATTTGGTTGGTTATTCAGGAGAGATGTGAGAATATGATGGAGTATATAAAGAGACTTAGGCTATGCATTAAATGGTTCCAAGAACTTGAGGGAGAGTATGCATTTGAGCAAGAGAAATTAAGAAATGCTTTGGAATTGACTGAGAGAAGATGCTCTGAAATGGGTATGTTCCATTTATTCTCTTTGTTTTATATGATTTATAATTGTATTGGTTAATTCTCTTTTGATATAAAATAACACGTTTTCTTGTAGAGGTGGCTCTAAACAACAAGGAGGAAGAacttaatttgattattttggagCTTAGAAAAAGCTTGGCTTCCTTACAAGATAAGCTCGCAAAAGAAGAATCAGAGAAGAAGGTAAGGAGCTCTATATATGTAAATAGTCATagaatttttgttgttgttgttttacacacatgtatatatttatttttgtgtgtttggaAAATGGAAAGTGATCAGTTATTTTGAATGTGACAATCAGGCTGCAGTAGATTCACTTACTAAAGAAAAAGAAGCTCGAACTAGTATTGAAAGGTCACAAGCTTCTCTTTCAGAAGAGCTCGAGAAAGTTCAAGGCGAGCTTGATGGTGCCAATCAAAGGGTAAAATATAAGACTGAAAATTTAATCTTATCAAAGTTCTTGAACGCGGCATTTGCATTTAGCTCACTTTTGTTAGCTGATACAATTCTTGAACGCTGCAGATAGCATCAATTAATGATATGTACAAGCTACTACAAGAGTACAACTCGAGTTTACAGTTATACAACAGTAAACTCCAGACAGATCTTGATACAGCTCATGAAACCATTAAGCGTGGAGAGAAAGAGAGATCAGCCATAGTGGAGAATCTTCACACCTTAAGGGGTCAACATAAATCATTGCAAGATCAACTTATGTCATCTATAGTGAGTTTCCATGCATTGGAAAGCCATCTCTtatattacatatttttattgtGTCTAGTAATCTGGCCTTTCTATGGCACGTTAAGCATGTAGTTAGGTCTTCCCTAGTGAATTTTCTAGCCATAACTTatctacattttatttttatcaactcatcaaaaaataaaattcttatcaTAGTTGAgaattttgtttcaagaagatgTTTGATTTCTTTAAAGTTCTAAGATGCTGCAAGTTTCTTGGAAATGTTATAAATAGGTGATCTGCTTTGTTGAGTTGAATATATTGAAATGAAAATCATATGTTTGTTAAAAGATTTAAATTGgtggttaattaggtaatttacggGTTAAAAGAAGCTCAAGTATTGACATATTGGTTGCTGgtgccttttcttttttcttcggGTTAGGCTTCCCAAGATGAAGTTATGAAGCAGAAAGATGCTTTGCTGAATGAAGTTGCATGCCTTAGAATGGAGTTACACCAGACCCGAGAAGATCGTGAACACTATCAACAGCAAGTGCAAAGTCTAGCTGCTGAAGTATCGAAATACAAAGAGTTGGCTACCAATTCAAGCGAATTAGAGGttactttccctttttttctatttattttgctTTTCCATTAGACATGAATATATTCTGATATGTTTTGGACCGTTTACAGGAAAAATGCTTGTCACAAGGCAATCAAATACAAATTTTGCACGACCAACTAGCAGTTGCAGAGAGGAAATTACAGGTTATTTCATCTATTTTTGAGAAAACTATTTACAGCATTTTATGTTTATCCTATCATAATCTTGCTTCTTTCCCAATTTTAGATGTCTGATATGTCCATATTCGAGACAAGAAATGAATTTGAAGGGCAAAAGAAACTCATTGAGGAGTTGCAGAATCGCTTGGAAGATGCAGAATTTAAGCTTATAGAAGGGGAAAAGCTGCGTAAGAAGTTGCATAATACTATATTGGTAATGTTCTATACTATAACTTATGTTAACATTACAACAAATATGTTTCCTAACTGACTGCTTTTATGATTCTAGGAATTGAAAGGGAACATCCGTGTATTTTGTAGAGTGCGGCCTCAATTGCCTGATGACAGTTCAAGTAATCAGGCAAAGGTTTTCTCTTATCCCACGTCAATGGAATATCTGGGACGTGGCATTGACATGACACAAAATGGTAGTGAACcaatttacttaaattataaaacTCTATCATAAAATGCTATTCGATTTCATTACCTATTTTTCTGTTCTGAACATCAAAAGCTCATTTGATGTTTGTTTATTATCTATCAGCGCAAAAGCATTCTTTCACTTTTGACAAAGTATTTATGCCTGATGCATCACAAGAGGAAGTTTTTGTAGAAATATCACAACTTGTCCAAAGTGCTCTTGACGGTTACAAGGTTATATTTACATTTGTTTGTAAATATTGTAAGACTTTCCTGGATACAATAATGTGATAGCAGTAGTAGTAGTATAGTAAATGCTTAATCATACAACTGTTTTATCTTTCAACAGGTTTGCATTTTTGCCTATGGGCAAACAGGTTCGGGTAAAACCTATACCATGATGGGAAAACCAGGTCAACCAGATGAGAAGGGATTAATACCACGCTCATTAGAGCAAATATTTCAAACTAAGCAAGCACTTCAACCTCAAGGCTGGAGATATGAAATGCAGGtttatttctttttcctcctTGGTTTGCTTTTTCTGTAGTCTACTTTGTTCATATCTTCTCTGGATAATTAGTGAACTTTTCCTTCAACAAATGTCCACAGGTCTCCATGTTAGAAATATACAATGAAACCATTCGTGATTTATTATCAACAAACAAGGATGCATCACGAATCGAAAATGGTGTTGCTGGAAAGCAATATACTATTAAACATGATGCAAATGGAAACACACAAGTTTCAGATCTTACGATTGTGGATGTTCAAAGTAGCAGAGAGGTCAAGTATCTTTTAGACCGAGCAGCTCATAGCAGGTAACATTTTAGAGTATGCATTGTATTGTTTGTATCCAAACTCAGTTCTATTGAAAATTTCAGAGGAGAAATACGGACAATGCTATATACACGTATGGACCACTCATATTTACATATAACTGTTTTCTAtggcatttttgaaaaaaaaacaaatgagatTTGTCTTTTCCATGTTAGAATTCTTTCTAACAGTGATTCATGGACTGATGATGTTTTTGCTTGACTAATTCAGATCTGTTGGAAAAACTCAAATGAATGAACAATCATCAAGAAGTCATTTTGTTTTCACTATGCGAATAACTGGTGTTAATGAGGTACGAGTGTTGTTTTTGCTATAATCCATGCAGATATAAAGCTCCTTCAGTCTCAATCTTTTGTTCCATTAGCTAAGGCACCGTAttctagttttaaccatgttccTACTCTCCACCAGAGCACAGAACAACAAGTACAAGGTGTCTTGAATCTGATTGATCTTGCTGGAAGTGAGCGTCTTTCCAAGAGTGGCTCAACAGGGGACCGATTAAAGGAGACTCAAGTATTTAACtatacttattatttaatttcattatatattccttgtttcttctttattttttaaaattttgtttttcgaTTTTATTCAGGCAATTAATAAAAGTCTATCATCTTTAGCTGATGTTATATTTGCATTGGCAAAGAAGGAGGATCATGTACCATTTAGAAACTCCAAGCTCACTTATCTTCTTCAGGTAAAACCTGTATACATAAAGTTCTTTGCCTACGAAAAACATGTTCATATGCTGATGATAAGGCCTAGTAAAGTGTAAAAAAGATTGCTGCTGTCGAATCTTATTTGTTTATACTAACTGTTTTCCTTTTTGGTAAAAATTATCAAGGAGACAAAATATTCTATATTTGGAAGTATCATTTCTGTTGTTCTATCTGATTCTTGCTCATTTCTGACCCTTTTTTCTAATTCCATGGACCACAGCCCTGTCTAGGTGGAGACTCAAAGACTTTGATGTTTGTAAATATATCTCCTGAACCCTCCTCGGCAGGTGAGTCCCTCTGCTCGTTGCGTTTCGCAGCCAGGGTAAATGCTTGCGAGATAGGTACTCCACGACGACAACTCAACATGAGGACTTCAGAATCTCGTTTGAGCTACGGCTGatgcttctctttttttttttgggggggggggggtggGGGAGCGGGCTTCTAACATTACCAGTATTAGTAGATTGAGAGAAATGAGAATGATTCTAACATAAAACCGCGGGTTGTAATTTGTATAGTTAGTCATTGCACTTGTATTTTTAGTTGTGCTGAGCTGATTTCTTCAGCTTTCCCATATATGGAATCGATACAATAATTAAATCACAGTATTTATTGTTCTTTCTCACTTTTATTTTTATGCTGAAATT contains:
- the LOC107932605 gene encoding kinesin-like protein KIN-14N isoform X2; protein product: MVGTANNGRLRLAFSLVNGSQDLDLSSAPASNAGSECGGIEFTREDVEALVNEKMKYKNKFNYKERCENMMEYIKRLRLCIKWFQELEGEYAFEQEKLRNALELTERRCSEMEVALNNKEEELNLIILELRKSLASLQDKLAKEESEKKAAVDSLTKEKEARTSIERSQASLSEELEKVQGELDGANQRIASINDMYKLLQEYNSSLQLYNSKLQTDLDTAHETIKRGEKERSAIVENLHTLRGQHKSLQDQLMSSIASQDEVMKQKDALLNEVACLRMELHQTREDREHYQQQVQSLAAEVSKYKELATNSSELEEKCLSQGNQIQILHDQLAVAERKLQMSDMSIFETRNEFEGQKKLIEELQNRLEDAEFKLIEGEKLRKKLHNTILELKGNIRVFCRVRPQLPDDSSSNQAKVFSYPTSMEYLGRGIDMTQNAQKHSFTFDKVFMPDASQEEVFVEISQLVQSALDGYKVCIFAYGQTGSGKTYTMMGKPGQPDEKGLIPRSLEQIFQTKQALQPQGWRYEMQVSMLEIYNETIRDLLSTNKDASRIENGVAGKQYTIKHDANGNTQVSDLTIVDVQSSREVKYLLDRAAHSRSVGKTQMNEQSSRSHFVFTMRITGVNESTEQQVQGVLNLIDLAGSERLSKSGSTGDRLKETQAINKSLSSLADVIFALAKKEDHVPFRNSKLTYLLQPCLGGDSKTLMFVNISPEPSSAGESLCSLRFAARVNACEIGTPRRQLNMRTSESRLSYG
- the LOC107932605 gene encoding kinesin-like protein KIN-14N isoform X1 translates to MGSKNQNKPPFQHNTALTTTSTITPSSLKKKYIADVVSEDKGQRLGFEKMVGTANNGRLRLAFSLVNGSQDLDLSSAPASNAGSECGGIEFTREDVEALVNEKMKYKNKFNYKERCENMMEYIKRLRLCIKWFQELEGEYAFEQEKLRNALELTERRCSEMEVALNNKEEELNLIILELRKSLASLQDKLAKEESEKKAAVDSLTKEKEARTSIERSQASLSEELEKVQGELDGANQRIASINDMYKLLQEYNSSLQLYNSKLQTDLDTAHETIKRGEKERSAIVENLHTLRGQHKSLQDQLMSSIASQDEVMKQKDALLNEVACLRMELHQTREDREHYQQQVQSLAAEVSKYKELATNSSELEEKCLSQGNQIQILHDQLAVAERKLQMSDMSIFETRNEFEGQKKLIEELQNRLEDAEFKLIEGEKLRKKLHNTILELKGNIRVFCRVRPQLPDDSSSNQAKVFSYPTSMEYLGRGIDMTQNAQKHSFTFDKVFMPDASQEEVFVEISQLVQSALDGYKVCIFAYGQTGSGKTYTMMGKPGQPDEKGLIPRSLEQIFQTKQALQPQGWRYEMQVSMLEIYNETIRDLLSTNKDASRIENGVAGKQYTIKHDANGNTQVSDLTIVDVQSSREVKYLLDRAAHSRSVGKTQMNEQSSRSHFVFTMRITGVNESTEQQVQGVLNLIDLAGSERLSKSGSTGDRLKETQAINKSLSSLADVIFALAKKEDHVPFRNSKLTYLLQPCLGGDSKTLMFVNISPEPSSAGESLCSLRFAARVNACEIGTPRRQLNMRTSESRLSYG
- the LOC107932622 gene encoding 21.7 kDa class VI heat shock protein, yielding MSSCIKLEVQTDDQTPQKWCISLHEDVLKRLLSQQGSPITMHKVFGEGSLFSPLLFGKFFDPSDAFPLWDFDSDTLLYNLRNSGKTTVDWFHTDLAYVLKAPLPGVGKTNIQIHVEKGKIMEISGQVKQQREGKAKDWRSCNWWLYGYVRRLELPEDADCRKIEAFLTNGVILEIRIPRNPLYFGTLEMKIQQPKISE